A stretch of Candidatus Purcelliella pentastirinorum DNA encodes these proteins:
- the dnaJ gene encoding molecular chaperone DnaJ has translation MIKKDCYDILGISKSASNRDIKKAYKRLAIKFHPDRNQGNKLAEDKFKEVKEAYEILSDKQKRSSYDQYGYEAFNNNSSSHTSYHTNADFGDIFGDVFGDIFGNSRRRQHKSSGSDLCYELDVTLEEAVIGITKKIQLSVLQRCNVCRGSGAKRGTKSKLCKTCNGAGQVQVRQGFFTVQQTCPACSGDGSVINDPCNLCDGNGRIKRNKTLSVKIPSGVDTGDKIRLTGEGEYGVRGGSSGDLYVEIKVKSHSIFSRENNNLYCEVPISFIMAALGGEIEVPTLNGRIKLRIPAETQTGKSFRMRGKGVRSIRSNYLGDLLCKVIVETPVNLNYEQKKLLYKLGKSLDCSSSKVNNPKSKNFFNGVKKFFDDLTR, from the coding sequence ATGATTAAAAAAGATTGTTATGATATTTTGGGTATTTCTAAATCTGCTAGTAATCGTGATATTAAAAAAGCTTATAAACGATTAGCCATTAAGTTTCATCCTGATCGTAATCAGGGTAATAAATTAGCAGAAGATAAATTTAAGGAAGTAAAAGAAGCATATGAAATTTTAAGTGATAAACAAAAACGTTCATCTTATGATCAGTATGGTTATGAAGCATTTAATAACAATAGTTCTTCTCATACTTCTTATCATACTAATGCTGATTTTGGAGATATTTTTGGTGATGTTTTTGGAGATATTTTTGGTAATTCTAGACGTCGTCAACATAAATCTTCTGGTTCAGATTTATGTTATGAGTTAGATGTTACTTTGGAGGAAGCAGTAATTGGTATTACTAAAAAAATACAATTATCAGTTTTACAAAGATGTAATGTTTGTAGGGGTAGTGGTGCCAAAAGAGGTACAAAATCAAAATTATGTAAAACATGTAATGGTGCTGGTCAAGTTCAAGTGAGACAAGGTTTTTTTACTGTACAACAAACTTGTCCAGCTTGTAGTGGTGATGGATCAGTTATAAATGATCCATGTAATTTATGTGATGGTAATGGGCGTATTAAACGTAATAAAACATTGTCTGTTAAAATACCATCCGGGGTAGATACTGGTGATAAGATTCGTTTAACAGGTGAAGGTGAATATGGTGTGAGAGGTGGATCTTCAGGTGATTTATATGTTGAAATAAAAGTTAAAAGTCATTCTATTTTTTCAAGAGAAAATAATAATTTATATTGTGAAGTTCCTATTAGTTTTATAATGGCGGCTTTAGGCGGTGAAATAGAAGTACCAACATTAAATGGTAGAATAAAATTAAGAATACCAGCTGAGACACAAACTGGTAAATCATTTCGTATGAGGGGTAAAGGAGTAAGATCTATTAGGAGTAATTATTTAGGTGATTTATTGTGCAAAGTTATTGTGGAAACACCTGTTAATTTAAATTATGAACAAAAAAAATTATTATATAAATTAGGTAAAAGTCTTGATTGTTCATCTTCTAAAGTAAATAATCCTAAATCAAAAAATTTTTTTAATGGAGTTAAAAAATTTTTTGATGATTTAACACGTTGA
- the ileS gene encoding isoleucine--tRNA ligase — MNKYKNTLNLPNTKFPMKANLVKKEIDILNNWNKGNLYSRIRSAKKNRKLFILHDGPPYANGNIHIGHAMNKIIKDIIIKSKSLGNYNAPYIPGWDCHGLPIEHVIEKNISQTKKKLLLSDFRKFCRQYANIQVNKQKEEFIRLGVIADWNNPYLTMDYPNEANIIRVLIKIIKKGYLYRECFPVYWCVKCQSSLAEAEVEYCNKISLSADILFKSIDVEDVLFRFGIHENRDFKSIYCVAWSTALWTIPANSGLCVHPNLNYILLLHNNYGYIISENSLSDFIIRVNIKNYSVVENVCVGKKLEFLYFFHPFLDNKVPLVLSDHVNLYEGNAIVHIAPNYGLDDYLIGKKYKLKSNNIIDSYGNYLFNVHYLLNELNIFDANNDLLEIFYKKNILLHSKEIKHSYPYCWRHKYPVIFFSTYQWFINLEKNNLRKKILKEIENVIWLPTWAKNNMLSMVSKRPNWCISRQRNWGVPIPLFINKNTGDLHPNTIDLMKKVADLVELNGVDIWWEIDYVKIFNINEEEYIKIIDILDVWFDSGATVYSVLSKRKEFNSCFADVYFEGSDQHRGWFMSSLIISMIINNRSPYHQVLTHGFVVDSLGHKMSKSLGNIIEPSYIINKFGADILRLCIAYSDYFNEISISNDILNTSISIYRRIRNTIRFLLANLNNFDPKIDIVDKCNMLSLDKWIIYCIKKLQNNIIDLYNNYNFHDVVKKLVHFCSIDMGSFYLDIIKDRRYTLKSDNIANLSCQTTIYYILEVLVRCISPILSFTADEIWKFLPGKRTEYIFTETWINIDDNYIVDDGIWNILLEIRNEINKIIEKLRFNKVIFNSLDCSVILYVTNKINGLLYYLIKELKFFFLVSDVLIMDYFLSPVNSFKSNVIDGLKIIVKKAYGNKCARCWHYDISVGKRSDFIDLCKRCIINLYGKGEKRFFI, encoded by the coding sequence ATGAATAAGTATAAAAATACTTTAAATTTACCAAATACTAAATTTCCTATGAAGGCTAATTTGGTAAAAAAAGAAATAGATATCTTAAATAATTGGAACAAGGGTAATCTTTATTCAAGAATTCGTTCAGCTAAAAAAAATAGAAAATTATTTATTTTGCATGATGGTCCTCCTTATGCTAATGGTAATATTCACATTGGTCATGCTATGAATAAAATTATCAAAGATATAATAATTAAATCAAAGAGTTTGGGAAATTATAATGCTCCTTATATACCTGGATGGGATTGTCATGGTCTACCTATTGAACATGTTATAGAGAAAAATATTAGTCAAACTAAAAAGAAATTGTTATTGAGTGATTTTAGAAAATTTTGTCGTCAATATGCTAATATACAGGTTAATAAACAAAAAGAAGAGTTTATTAGATTAGGTGTAATTGCTGATTGGAATAATCCCTATTTAACTATGGATTATCCAAATGAAGCTAATATTATTAGAGTTTTAATAAAAATTATAAAAAAAGGTTATTTATATAGAGAATGTTTTCCTGTTTATTGGTGTGTTAAATGTCAATCTTCCTTGGCGGAAGCTGAAGTTGAATATTGTAATAAAATTTCTTTATCAGCGGATATTTTATTTAAATCAATTGATGTTGAAGATGTTCTCTTTAGATTTGGTATTCATGAAAATAGAGATTTTAAATCTATATATTGTGTAGCTTGGAGTACTGCTTTATGGACTATACCTGCCAATAGTGGTTTATGTGTTCATCCTAATTTAAATTATATTTTATTGTTACATAATAACTATGGTTATATAATTTCTGAAAATTCACTTTCAGATTTTATTATTAGAGTAAATATAAAAAATTATTCTGTTGTGGAAAATGTTTGTGTAGGTAAAAAATTAGAATTTTTATATTTTTTTCATCCATTTTTAGATAATAAAGTTCCTTTAGTTCTCAGTGATCATGTTAATTTGTATGAGGGTAATGCAATAGTTCATATAGCACCTAATTATGGTTTAGATGATTATTTGATTGGTAAAAAGTATAAATTAAAATCAAATAATATTATTGATTCTTATGGTAATTATTTATTTAATGTACATTATTTATTAAATGAATTAAATATTTTTGATGCAAATAATGATCTTTTAGAAATATTTTATAAAAAAAATATATTGTTACATAGTAAGGAAATAAAACATAGTTATCCATATTGTTGGAGACATAAATACCCTGTTATATTTTTTTCGACTTATCAATGGTTTATTAATTTAGAAAAAAATAATTTACGTAAAAAAATATTGAAAGAAATAGAAAATGTTATATGGTTACCAACATGGGCTAAAAATAATATGTTATCTATGGTTAGTAAAAGACCTAATTGGTGTATCTCTAGGCAAAGAAATTGGGGTGTTCCTATTCCATTATTCATTAATAAAAATACAGGTGATTTGCATCCAAATACAATTGATTTAATGAAAAAAGTTGCTGATCTTGTAGAATTAAATGGTGTTGATATATGGTGGGAAATAGATTATGTAAAAATTTTTAATATTAATGAAGAAGAATATATTAAAATTATTGATATATTGGATGTATGGTTTGATTCTGGAGCGACAGTTTATTCAGTATTATCTAAAAGAAAAGAATTTAATAGTTGTTTTGCTGATGTTTATTTTGAAGGTTCTGATCAACACAGAGGATGGTTTATGTCTTCTTTAATCATTTCTATGATTATTAATAATAGATCCCCTTATCATCAAGTTTTAACACATGGATTTGTTGTTGATTCTTTAGGTCATAAAATGTCTAAGTCTTTAGGTAATATTATAGAGCCTTCTTATATTATTAATAAATTTGGAGCTGATATTTTACGTTTATGTATTGCATATTCTGATTATTTTAATGAAATTTCTATTTCTAATGATATTTTAAATACTTCAATAAGTATTTATAGACGTATACGCAACACTATTCGTTTTTTATTGGCGAATTTAAATAATTTTGATCCTAAAATTGATATAGTTGATAAATGTAATATGTTGTCATTAGATAAATGGATAATTTATTGTATTAAAAAATTACAAAATAATATTATAGATCTTTATAATAATTATAATTTTCATGATGTAGTTAAAAAATTAGTACATTTTTGTTCTATAGATATGGGATCTTTTTATTTAGATATCATTAAAGATAGAAGATATACATTAAAGAGTGATAATATTGCTAATTTGAGTTGTCAGACGACAATTTATTATATTCTTGAGGTTCTTGTTCGTTGTATTTCTCCTATATTATCTTTTACCGCTGATGAAATTTGGAAATTTTTACCTGGTAAGCGTACAGAGTATATATTTACTGAAACATGGATTAATATTGATGATAATTATATAGTTGATGATGGTATTTGGAATATATTATTAGAAATTAGAAATGAAATTAATAAAATAATAGAAAAATTACGTTTTAATAAGGTTATATTTAATTCTTTAGATTGTTCAGTTATATTATATGTTACTAATAAAATTAATGGTTTATTATATTATTTGATTAAGGAATTAAAGTTTTTTTTTCTTGTTTCTGATGTTTTAATAATGGATTATTTCTTATCTCCTGTAAATTCTTTTAAAAGTAATGTTATTGATGGTTTAAAAATAATTGTTAAAAAAGCTTATGGAAATAAATGTGCTAGATGTTGGCATTATGATATTAGTGTAGGTAAAAGGTCAGATTTTATTGATTTATGTAAAAGATGTATTATTAATTTATATGGTAAAGGTGAAAAACGTTTCTTTATATAA
- the rpsT gene encoding 30S ribosomal protein S20, which yields MTNTKSANKRIKINENKRKHNVSKKSMMKTFIKRTQNAINEKNKEKANIEFKQLQKILDKLVFKKIIHKNKAARHKSNLTIKIKTI from the coding sequence ATGACAAATACTAAATCAGCCAACAAAAGAATAAAAATAAACGAAAACAAAAGGAAACATAATGTTAGTAAAAAATCTATGATGAAAACATTTATTAAAAGAACACAAAATGCAATAAATGAAAAAAATAAAGAAAAAGCTAATATTGAATTTAAACAATTACAAAAAATTTTAGATAAATTAGTTTTTAAAAAAATTATACATAAAAATAAAGCTGCTAGACATAAATCAAATTTAACCATTAAAATAAAAACAATTTAA
- the lspA gene encoding signal peptidase II: MVKVKNVSLYKLYFKILYFFIMNILIFIDFYTKKIARDNSILFNKIELFSFLNLFYVRNYGIAFSLLSSNSTFEYWLIIIISVLIIFIIFIKLYISDIYNNKLIISMLFILSGAIGNLINRIINGYVIDFIDLHIKNYHFATFNFADFFICFGVFLLFLK; this comes from the coding sequence ATGGTAAAGGTGAAAAACGTTTCTTTATATAAATTATATTTTAAAATATTGTATTTTTTTATTATGAATATTTTAATATTTATTGATTTTTATACTAAAAAAATAGCAAGAGATAATTCTATTTTATTTAATAAAATAGAATTATTTTCTTTTTTAAATTTATTTTATGTTAGAAATTATGGTATAGCATTTAGTTTATTATCTAGTAATAGTACATTTGAATATTGGTTAATAATTATTATATCTGTTTTGATAATATTTATTATTTTTATTAAATTATATATTTCAGATATATATAATAATAAATTAATAATTTCTATGTTATTTATTTTAAGTGGAGCGATTGGTAATTTAATTAATAGAATTATTAATGGTTATGTTATTGATTTTATTGATTTACATATAAAAAATTATCATTTTGCAACTTTTAATTTTGCAGATTTTTTTATTTGTTTTGGTGTATTTTTATTATTTTTAAAATAA
- a CDS encoding Na+/H+ antiporter NhaA has product MVKCCRFFFNKINNNYFLLVVFFITLLLANNNYTKKIYFSLIYLPHNFNILGFNFSYITYFFVNNFLMTFLFFKIILELKYERFMGFLANNYVIFLPAFAALGGMLLPGLIFYLFNFNNIIIRHGWAIPTVTDIPFVICILSILNSYIPVSFRTFLLILSVFDDIIAILIIAIFYNKNISIFFLFLSFLNILFLFLLYFFKNKSLIVYLFCGLFLWFMLFKSGIHPTMTGLFMGLFSSDRYIINNVSLDRILYSNLRFFVDKIILPIFIFVNSGVCFLHIHFKDFFSFLFLGIFFGLFLGKPIGITFFSWVFTKLKSKSMLIDLNIYNILSAGIISGIGFTMSIFIILLSYNSSYDFILIEIAKLGVFLSSLVSGILGCLMIKKQFKKN; this is encoded by the coding sequence ATGGTTAAATGTTGTAGGTTTTTTTTTAATAAAATAAATAATAATTATTTTTTATTAGTGGTATTTTTTATTACATTATTACTTGCCAATAATAATTATACTAAAAAAATATATTTTTCTTTAATATATTTACCACATAATTTTAATATTTTAGGTTTTAATTTTAGTTATATTACGTATTTTTTTGTTAATAATTTTTTAATGACATTTTTGTTTTTTAAAATAATTTTAGAACTTAAATATGAAAGATTTATGGGTTTTTTAGCTAATAATTATGTTATTTTTTTACCTGCTTTTGCTGCTTTAGGAGGGATGTTATTGCCTGGATTGATTTTTTATTTATTTAATTTCAATAATATAATTATTAGACATGGTTGGGCTATTCCAACTGTTACAGATATACCTTTTGTTATATGTATTTTATCAATATTAAATTCTTATATTCCTGTTTCATTTAGAACTTTTTTATTAATATTATCTGTTTTTGATGATATAATTGCAATTTTAATTATTGCTATATTTTATAATAAGAATATTTCTATATTTTTTTTATTTCTATCTTTTTTAAATATTTTATTTTTATTTTTGTTGTATTTTTTTAAAAATAAAAGTCTTATTGTTTATTTATTTTGTGGTTTATTTTTGTGGTTTATGTTATTTAAATCCGGGATACATCCAACTATGACTGGACTATTTATGGGATTATTTTCATCTGATAGATATATAATTAATAATGTTAGTTTAGATAGAATTTTATATTCTAATTTAAGATTTTTCGTAGATAAAATAATTTTACCTATTTTTATTTTTGTAAATTCTGGTGTTTGTTTCTTACATATTCATTTTAAAGATTTTTTTTCTTTTTTATTTTTAGGTATATTTTTTGGTTTATTTTTAGGTAAACCTATAGGTATAACATTTTTTAGTTGGGTTTTTACTAAATTAAAAAGTAAAAGTATGTTAATTGATTTAAATATTTATAATATTTTATCCGCAGGTATTATTTCTGGAATTGGTTTTACAATGTCTATTTTTATTATTTTACTTTCATATAATAGTAGTTATGATTTTATATTAATAGAAATAGCTAAATTAGGAGTTTTTTTATCTTCTTTAGTATCCGGTATATTAGGATGTTTAATGATAAAAAAACAATTTAAAAAAAATTGA
- the ribF gene encoding bifunctional riboflavin kinase/FAD synthetase, with protein MRLIRGIYNLKNEYRTCVLTIGNFDGVHLGHQMLLKRLCIEGSNYNVKTMVILFEPHPLEVLKPFTPFIRITSFREKVKYLSALGIDLVLCIRFKVDFASLNAKFFIKKFLINNLFIKLLIVGDDFCLGAKRHCDVKYLKRLGLKYGFNVVNINTYLYKKIRISSSLIRKYLCVNDFNYVKLLLGRSFMISGRVVKGNSIGCNIIGYPTANISINHTTFPLRGVYAVKIYGLFLDPIYGIANIGTCPTFYGTKLKMEVHLLDIFINLYYYRIDILFCCKIRDEKFFHSIDKLKKQISNDIMIVKRYFKLEM; from the coding sequence ATGCGTTTAATACGTGGTATATATAATTTAAAAAATGAGTATCGTACATGTGTATTAACTATTGGTAATTTTGATGGTGTACATTTAGGTCATCAAATGTTATTAAAGCGTTTATGTATAGAAGGTTCTAATTATAATGTGAAGACAATGGTAATATTGTTTGAACCCCATCCATTGGAAGTTTTAAAACCATTCACCCCTTTTATCCGTATAACTTCTTTTCGTGAAAAAGTTAAATATTTGTCTGCATTAGGTATTGATTTAGTTTTATGTATTCGTTTTAAAGTAGATTTTGCTTCTTTAAATGCTAAGTTTTTTATTAAAAAATTTTTAATAAATAATTTATTTATTAAATTATTGATTGTTGGAGATGATTTTTGTTTGGGAGCAAAACGTCATTGTGATGTAAAATATTTAAAAAGGTTAGGTTTAAAATATGGTTTTAATGTTGTTAATATTAATACTTATTTATATAAGAAAATACGAATTAGTAGTTCTTTAATACGTAAGTATTTGTGTGTTAATGATTTTAATTATGTTAAATTATTATTGGGTAGATCTTTTATGATTTCTGGTCGTGTTGTAAAAGGTAATTCTATTGGATGTAATATTATTGGATACCCCACAGCAAATATATCTATTAATCATACTACTTTTCCTCTTAGAGGGGTTTATGCTGTTAAAATTTATGGATTATTTTTAGATCCTATATATGGAATTGCTAATATTGGTACTTGTCCTACTTTTTATGGGACTAAATTAAAGATGGAAGTACACTTATTGGATATTTTTATCAATTTATATTATTATCGTATTGATATATTATTTTGTTGTAAAATAAGAGATGAAAAATTTTTTCATTCAATAGATAAATTAAAAAAACAAATTAGTAATGATATTATGATTGTTAAAAGATATTTTAAATTAGAAATGTAA